In Salarias fasciatus chromosome 13, fSalaFa1.1, whole genome shotgun sequence, the sequence GGAATTGTTGTCTGACATGTTGTTTCTTATGCTGAAGTGTTCATCGGGAGAAGAACCGACTCCTGACAGACACCATGGTCCAGGTGATACTGAAGCAGGGCCAGGTGGAGCTGTCAGCCACAGACCTGACTGTCGACTACACCGACCTCATCCTTTACCACAGGAGCGTGGTGGATCACCTCCGGAAACAGATCAGGGTCAGCAGCAAACAACACAGACACTCTAGATCCTGGAAACCAGGAATAAACAACTTCGATTATTGTGAGGGCCCCAAGAATTGAACCGAAGTTTTACCAAATCCATCTGTCACAAGGATTTAGAGCAAATAAGGCAGCGAGTTAAATAAAATCAACCATGTATCTCTAGCTTAGACCAacataatattttattttaccttGATATAAACTCAGCTTTCaagtcattttaatttgataCTTTGATCAAATTTTCTGTTTGGGGTTTAAAAATGAGCCGTATTCAGCCTGTGATTAAAATATGTGTCTGTCAAATGATGATTTATGACAACAGATGCTTGGAGAGGAGAAAATAGCCACCATGGTGAAGCGCAAAGACGTCCGTAAGGGCACGATCCAGCTGGAGTGGGAGCACAAGGTGCTGAGGAAGAAGATAGAGGACCTCCATGACAAGGCCAGGAACATCAAGATGTTACGGCTCTCAGAGGAGCAACGACATATGACCgtaattatgtttttgttctaCTCAGTTTTCTGTTTACTACATCTTATTTTCCTTTAGTAAACATTTCTGACGTGTTAATTATAAAGCCAAAGCTCTCAGAAAGTTGTGTACCTGCTTGAAATTATAATGAGATGTCTGTTTTTTGGTGAAATGGTATTCCTGTCAGCCGCCCCGGCCAAACCTCAGTCTACGATATGAAGGCAGGTATTTGGGTTTTGGCAGCAGCTGATGTTTTGCATGCAGAAGATTATTACCATCCTCCAGCACAGATGGAGGATCTTTTATTGAAGACACTCGGCCTTTTCACGCCAGCTCCGCACcctcgcctttttttttttttttcacttattaaCACTCATCCAACAGGTGGAGACTGGTTAAAGGTGCCCTCTCTCCTCACTTCATGCCATGTTAACAGCTTTACCAGTCAGATTCTGCGTTCGAGAACAATTTGTTCTTCGTTAGGTCGTGCGTGCCAATCTGAGGCGTGCACCGGCAGTTTCGCCAAACGTTGACGGGACAATACTTTACtctcagtgaaaccttcaaaccCTTTCATGCCCTAACTCACAGGAGTCGAGATAGTTATGAAAAGAACAAATTTGAATTGGGGTAGTTGAGAAGAGATTAAGCTTACTCATTCTGAGCAAGCTGATGAGCATGGCATGAGTTTCCATGTGCGAATGCCAGTTTCCTCTTCTGGCAAAAGGTTCAGGTAGCTTTTTCAGCTTCCTCTCATTGTTTTAGGCTCCCGAAACcataagagagaaaaaaaactggctaTAAACAAATCCACCCTGAGGAATCCTGAACGCTTTACGATGGATCGTTTCCCACAGCTGGTGTGGCATCCATCATGAAAATCCTGAGAGCAGTCATTTGATAGATAATCCTGCTTTTTTACATAATTTTTACTGCTAACTTTGTGACTTTCTGCACACCACTTATCCTCTTTTAATTTGCAGCATCTCAGCAAAAAGgatcaaaacagtgaaatgtccaagcAAGTTTCCACACTGGAGAAACATTTAGCTTTGATGAAAAAGGTAACAGAAAGCTGGTGATCTGATCTCATTACTGATGAGTCGGGTCATTGTTCAAGTGAAGCCACTTCCATTCCGTATTTCAGACTCATTTAAAGAGTGtgcagcagctcgtcagaaACATCGAGCGGATCAACAGGTCGACAGCGAAGAAAGCTGAGGAAAACGCTCTTTTagagcagcagcttctggaCATGCAGCTCAAACTGGCACAACTCAGACACAGCTGCAAGCCTACAGGTAGCGAAAACAGTAATTTTAGCTGTAAACACGGCAGGGGAAGATTTCCTCCGCGCCTGGCTAATACGACTTCTTTTGTCTTCAGCTTTTGAGGACAACGAGGAGGCGAGAGCAGAAGAGCGCATGCAGGAAATCGCCAAGATGAGCAAACTAAAGGAAGTGGCCAGAGCACAGGAGCAGACGCTGGCTCTCCTCAGAGCAGAAGTCGAACGTCTGACCAGGAGGAACTTTCCCTCTCTGGATCAGCTGAAACACAACTGAGCAAAAAGCTTTGTTTTGCAACACTTTATTTACGCTTCTgtacaaaaacatgaaacatgaaatatATAACTTCTCTGTGAACGACGGTTTTAGCAGCAACAAATTAAACAATTAACCTCACTAAACTGAGACTGTTTGTTTGTAGTATTAAGATGAACTGAAGACatttcagagtttattttcaggcGGTGAAGTCCTCCTCTGTGCGGTCGAAGTGCAGAATGCCGTCGTCCAGGTTAAAGAGGTCGATGAGCTCCGACAGGTCGGCCTTCCTCCCGTCTATCGGGACCTGAGACTGGAGCTCGTACAGCGCAGCCTGAGCACAGCTCCGCCACTTCTTGATCAACGTTTCGAGTTGTGTTAAATCAttctgaggagagagagtgttgacaaattaaatttttatttagaTCCAAGTTCCCACTGACTTACCACTCTTTCAACACACAGACGTCAACTGCTTGTCAGTAATTTCTTAACATATTTAACACTGAACTACTTTATGCAAATGTTTTGAAACAGGGAGGCAGTGGATGCCTGATGACCAGGATTCAAATGTTTAAAGTGGCCGGTACCTTGCTTCTGTACATTTTAACCATCTTGAGTCTGCGCAGAGTCTCCATTTTGTCTTTCACCTCCTTCCTCAGCTGTTGTGCGAACTCCTCTGGGGTGAGATGTGTTGTCTCGGGCATGTGTCCAGCGAGGCTTTCACTCCCTTCATTACTGTTTACATCAACGCCACGCACGGCGGTTGGAGGACTATTAACAGCCTGCCGATGGGAATCTGCCGAAACTTGTCGGccattctcctcctcctccaagtcATCGACACAAAGGCGTTTGGCCACAGAGAGGGGCGAGATGAAAGAGCGCCTCGATCTCTTTAGCCTCTCCTTCAGGGAGGCGCTCAGCTTCGGGTGATGCTGTGGGATGACGGTAAAACGTGAATCAGAGAGAGAACTGGGTGTTCCTTTTTCAGATGAAATGTGGGGGGAGGCCAATGCACTAAACTCTCTGTAGACTCATTCCATTTAAAGTCATACACATAGCAGATTGTGAATCTGgattctgtatgtgtgtgtgtgtgtgtgtgtgtgtgtgtgtgtgtgtgtgtgtgtgtgtgtgtgtgtgtgtgttagatgtGGCACTGTTCATGGCCACAAGACTTCAACATGCCTCTTAAATCGGACACTATACAGTACTGggtaaacatgacattttttttctgattgtctAAACAATACACTGACTTAAGATTCATCCACACTACACTGAAACAAGTGAGGAGCCAAATAAACATCTTGAAACAAATACGACCTCAtttcacatgtaaataaatcatttaaactACAGAGCACTGTCATTGCCATATTGTAAAGGTCAGTTCAGTATATTATGCATTGTGATATAAGCATTTCTATATAATCTGTGTGACTGCCACAGCAGTGACACTCATGCTTTTACACAAACTCTTGTTTTGTAAGTTACATTTGTCTCAATTACATGCAACCCAAATGTGTCTTCAAACATAATTATTAGTTTTGTCCATCACTACAGCCACCTGGGGAGAACAGAACTCCAGGTGGACTAGTTTTTGTCTGACCATTGAACCATACAGGCCTTATATGTGTATTATTATTCATAATAAAGTGAGCTCTACTAATATATTTTACTGACtgctttctgcagctttcagtcTTGCTGTCTCCTTCCTGTGAAGCATGTGGAGCTAAATACATGTAAACTAATgtcaaatatataaaataaagcaCTCACCTTTCCCTCGTTATCTCCAAAGGGGCTTGACTCAGCTGAACTACAAGGAGACCGCTGTGCGGGCTGACATTTGGCAGATTTAGGAGTGAATTCCATCTCTAGACTGACTTTGAATCGTTGTTTACTTGAACATTCAGGCTGTCATGTTAGCCTGCAACaccacacaacaccacacaacacaacacggaAAACCGAACTTAAAAGGGCAAACCCGCCACTTCCGCTTCAAAAACAAGAGACAACTACAGCCGCAAAAGCtgtcaaataaaacagatttgGCTCTGAAACAGGAATAAAACTCGAACCGATAAGTTTTGGTCGTGCTTTTCCGTATTTTTGCGGGTTGAAGCAGACGAGCTGTGATTGGAACAAATGCGATGACGTATGGCCGCAGTGCGTCttgggaaatgtagtttttaaaaaaatgcaacaaaaagtATTTTTCACCTAAACAATTGAGTTTCATTAAGGtcaaaacctttgaaaaagCCTTTGAT encodes:
- the sfr1 gene encoding swi5-dependent recombination DNA repair protein 1 homolog encodes the protein MEFTPKSAKCQPAQRSPCSSAESSPFGDNEGKHHPKLSASLKERLKRSRRSFISPLSVAKRLCVDDLEEEENGRQVSADSHRQAVNSPPTAVRGVDVNSNEGSESLAGHMPETTHLTPEEFAQQLRKEVKDKMETLRRLKMVKMYRSKNDLTQLETLIKKWRSCAQAALYELQSQVPIDGRKADLSELIDLFNLDDGILHFDRTEEDFTA